One segment of Aquimarina sp. BL5 DNA contains the following:
- a CDS encoding helix-turn-helix domain-containing protein — MESLHSNYVKRTQKDYSLSFKLQVVQEIEQGLLTRTQALDKYGIQARSTIRTWLKKYGKFDYDFSVNRSMSKTPEQRILELEQQVKLLEKQKARAEFLAERADKKAIIFDMMIDIAEEEFNIPIRKKHVPELSKNIAKKNKKA; from the coding sequence ATGGAGTCATTACATTCAAATTATGTAAAGCGTACACAGAAGGATTACAGTTTATCCTTTAAGCTACAAGTTGTTCAAGAGATTGAACAAGGCTTATTAACAAGAACTCAAGCTTTGGATAAGTATGGTATTCAAGCAAGATCTACGATTCGCACTTGGTTAAAAAAATATGGTAAATTTGATTATGATTTTAGTGTAAATAGATCCATGTCCAAAACACCTGAACAACGTATTTTAGAATTAGAACAGCAAGTCAAGCTTTTAGAGAAACAAAAAGCAAGAGCTGAATTTTTAGCAGAGCGTGCGGATAAGAAAGCAATTATATTTGATATGATGATTGATATCGCCGAAGAGGAATTTAATATTCCGATCAGAAAAAAGCACGTACCCGAGTTATCGAAAAATATAGCCAAGAAAAACAAGAAAGCATAA